A window from Mangifera indica cultivar Alphonso chromosome 2, CATAS_Mindica_2.1, whole genome shotgun sequence encodes these proteins:
- the LOC123206024 gene encoding lignin-forming anionic peroxidase-like has protein sequence MASHINYTCTLLTILLIISIPSEAQLSSKFYDSTCPSALTTIRTAIRTAISRERRMAASLIRLHFHDCFVRGCDASILLNDSSTITSEKNALPNLNSVRGYEVIDNAKSQVEKICPGVVSCADILAVAARDASFYVGGPSWTVKLGRRDSKTASLSSANSQLPGFGDSLNTLISLFKAKGLSARDMVALSGSHTIGQAQCFTFRTRIYNNASDINAGFATTRRRKCPASGGNANLAPLDLVTPNSFDNNYFKNLIQKKGLLASDQVLFSGGSTDSIVDEYSKNPTKFKSDFAAAMIKMGDISPLTGSKGQIRKLCYAVN, from the exons ATGGCTTCACATATCAACTATACATGCACTCTTCTCACCATATTATTGATCATTTCTATACCAAGTGAAGCACAACTGTCTTCAAAGTTCTATGACTCCACATGTCCTAGTGCTCTCACTACAATCCGCACTGCTATTAGAACTGCCATTTCACGAGAGCGTAGAATGGCAGCTTCTCTCATTCGTCTCCATTTTCATGATTGCTTTGTTCGG GGTTGTGATGCATCCATCTTGTTGAATGATTCATCCACAATCACCAGTGAGAAAAATGCCCTGCCAAATTTGAATTCAGTAAGAGGATACGAAGTCATAGATAATGCTAAGTCTCAAGTCGAGAAAATCTGTCCAGGAGTTGTTTCGTGTGCAGATATTCTTGCTGTTGCTGCCCGTGATGCATCATTTTAT GTTGGTGGACCATCATGGACAGTTAAACTTGGAAGAAGAGACTCTAAAACTGCAAGTTTAAGCTCAGCTAATTCCCAACTCCCTGGCTTTGGAGATAGCCTTAATACACTTATTTCATTGTTCAAAGCCAAAGGGTTGAGTGCAAGGGACATGGTTGCTCTTTCAGGCTCACATACAATTGGGCAAGCACAATGTTTCACATTCCGTACCAGGATTTATAACAATGCAAGTGATATCAATGCTGGCTTTGCTACTACTCGAAGACGTAAATGTCCAGCTTCTGGTGGGAATGCAAATCTTGCACCTCTAGATTTGGTGACACCTAATTCTTTCGATAATAACTACTTCAAGAATCTTATTCAGAAGAAAGGTCTTCTTGCATCAGATCAAGTACTCTTCAGTGGAGGATCCACTGATAGCATTGTTGATGAATATAGTAAGAACCCTACAAAATTCAAATCCGATTTTGCAGCTGCCATGATAAAGATGGGAGACATCAGCCCTCTTACTGGCTCTAAAGGGCAAATCCGAAAGTTATGCTATGCTGTTAATTAA
- the LOC123206033 gene encoding lignin-forming anionic peroxidase-like codes for MASYISYTCTLLTILLIICIQSEAQLSSTFYDSTCPNALTTIRTAIRTAISRERRMAASLIRLHFHDCFVQGCDASILLNDSSTITSEKNALPNLNSARGYEVIDNAKSQVEKICPGVVSCADILAVAARDASFYVGGPSWTVKLGRRDSTTASISSANTELPGFGDSLDRLISLFRAKGLSAREMVALSGSHTIGQAQCFTFRTRIYGNASDIDSGFASTRRRQCPAAGGNSNLAPLDLVTPNSFDNNYFKNLIQKKGLLASDQVLFSGGSTDSIVDEYSKNPTKFKSDFAAAMIKMGDISPLTGSQGQIRKLCYAVN; via the exons atggCTTCTTATATCAGCTATACATGCACTCTTCTCACCATATTGTTGATTATCTGTATACAAAGTGAAGCTCAACTCTCTTCAACATTCTACGACTCCACATGCCCAAATGCCCTCACCACAATCCGCACTGCTATTAGAACTGCCATTTCACGAGAGCGTAGAATGGCAGCTTCTCTCATTCGTCTTCATTTTCATGATTGCTTTGTTCAG GGTTGTGATGCATCCATCCTGTTGAATGATTCCTCCACAATCACCAGTGAGAAAAATGCCCTGCCCAATTTGAATTCAGCTAGAGGATACGAAGTCATAGATAATGCTAAATCTCAAGTCGAGAAAATTTGTCCAGGTGTTGTTTCGTGTGCAGATATTCTTGCTGTTGCTGCCCGTGATGCGTCATTTTAT GTTGGTGGACCATCATGGACAGTTAAACTTGGAAGAAGAGACTCTACAACTGCAAGCATAAGCTCAGCTAATACTGAACTCCCTGGCTTTGGAGATAGCCTTGATAGACTTATTTCGTTGTTCAGAGCCAAAGGGTTGAGTGCAAGGGAAATGGTTGCTCTTTCAGGTTCACATACAATTGGGCAAGCACAATGTTTCACATTCCGTACTAGGATTTATGGCAATGCAAGTGATATCGACTCTGGCTTTGCTAGTACGCGAAGACGTCAATGTCCAGCTGCTGGTGGGAATTCAAATCTTGCACCTCTAGATTTGGTGACACCTAATTCTTTCGATAACAATTACTTCAAGAATCTCATTCAGAAGAAGGGTCTTCTTGCATCAGATCAAGTACTCTTTAGTGGAGGATCCACCGATAGCATTGTTGATGAATATAGTAAGAACCCTACAAAATTCAAATCTGATTTTGCAGCTGCCATGATCAAGATGGGAGATATCAGCCCTCTCACTGGTTCTCAAGGGCAAATCAGAAAGTTATGCTATGCTGTTAATTAA